A single window of Ananas comosus cultivar F153 linkage group 17, ASM154086v1, whole genome shotgun sequence DNA harbors:
- the LOC109722819 gene encoding FHA domain-containing protein PS1-like: MAMAKESSEENDPKIPVLSVLKRGIVLKNIFLNAPPPQSEPMEEPYERGDASAAEEEEPILIGRHPDCHIVLDHPSISRFHLEIRAKPSIRKLTITDRSSVHGTWISGNKIPPNVPVELVEGDSVKLGASTREYKLQWLSLSDAFEMENPLPPLMEEKEETHQEEIGQQMMSDQSGLWVSEVPSAPPMPEHMNFSSPCKLEGKEKSPEKGLVDQSLSFCCFPQVLESVNSLIMDVEKRTPEMESNLDPAAKRERSSLLSRRSKSKSVGFLRVDTGRSKERMGNLSFDSEAVEVGNEKENSPTYEKCDNEEKICRVLFDNLDGKDQEDEEEVTFASDEENADVKFTVSTLNSEEDELWSDNENSTPEVFKEHKPDKSISNNSVQREEVLFGSDKENITPQISSSNKLKKEQKRIKKLFANAAEDVFHSDKENWTPEPQKDMKSKRHTVDEFYSGKENLAPVSTGVKKSREPMSSSHARIEREITNRRKERIPFQILLENSPSRKSISADIERENMNKKVERIPFEPLYENSPLRKSNSEPILESSPLRKSNFADTAQGDVSNWNHSNVNYVHSLEDEYNNFPIQFKSQVPHKSEEDKKVWNMVVDTSCFLDEELRRSLKLLEGLKGTHLIIPRIVIRELDCMKRHESFFRRPSSKASSALQWIEECMENTSWWLHVQSSLETKPAAPTPPITPTSQFIDGNNELGTKIFSSMPFSRYGNFMDIVSPTAEDHILDCALLFKEIRKDGQLIILSSSTTLKIKAMAEGLLCESPKEFRESLMNPYSKRFMWVDSCPRGSTWSCSDEVGLIKNYYNMCPNVRKTAKTDEAVRGLKLILLHNSHYGQTNSVK, encoded by the exons ATGGCCATGGCGAAGGAGAGCTCCGAGGAGAACGATCCCAAGATCCCCGTCCTCTCCGTCCTCAAGAGGGGCATCGTCCTCAAGAACATCTTCCTCAACGCTCCCCCACCCCAAAGCGAGCCCATGGAGGAACCCTACGAACGCGGCGACGCCTCCGCTGCAGAAGAGGAGGAGCCGATCCTCATCGGTCGCCACCCCGATTGCCACATCGTCCTCGACCACCCCAGCATAAGCCGTTTCCATCTCGAGATCCGCGCGAAACCCTCGATTCGAAAGCTCACCATCACCGATCGATCCTCAG TTCATGGGACGTGGATTTCTGGGAACAAGATTCCGCCCAATGTTCCTGTTGAGCTTGTAGAAGGGGATTCGGTAAAGCTCGGCGCATCGACGAGAGAGTATAAGCTTCAGTGGCTATCGTTGAGCGACGCTTTCGAGATGGAGAACCCACTGCCGCCATTGatggaagagaaggaagaaaccCATCAG GAGGAGATTGGTCAGCAGATGATGAGTGATCAAAGTGGGTTATGGGTCTCAGAGGTCCCTTCGGCGCCTCCGATGCCGGAGCACATGAATTTCTCATCCCCGTGTAAGTTGGAGGGCAAAGAGAAGAGCCCAGAAAAGGGATTAGTGGATCAGAGCTTAAGCTTCTGTTGTTTTCCCCAAGTGCTAGAATCTGTTAATTCATTGATCATGGATGTCGAGAAACGAACGCCGGAAATGGAATCTAATCTCGACCCGGCTGCTAAACGGGAAAGATCAAGCCTATTGTCGAGGAGGAGCAAGTCTAAGTCTGTTGGGTTCCTTCGAGTCGACACGGGGAGGAGCAAAGAAAGAATGGGAAATTTGAGCTTTGACTCCGAGGCGGTGGAGGTTGGAAATGAGAAGGAGAACTCACCAACTTATGAAAAATGCGACAACGAAGAAAAGATTTGTAGGGTTTTATTTGACAATTTAGATGGGAAAGACcaggaagatgaagaggaagtAACTTTTGCTTCGGATGAGGAGAATGCAGATGTGAAGTTTACTGTTTCAACTCTGAATTCTGAGGAAGATGAGCTCTGGTCAGATAATGAGAATTCAACACCTGAAGTTTTTAAGGAGCATAAGCCAGATAAATCGATCTCAAATAATTCTGTGCAAAGGGAGGAAGTGCTATTTGGTTCCGATAAGGAAAATATAACACCACAGATTTCTTCGAGCAACAAACTAAAGAAGGAGCAAAAAAGGATAAAGAAATTATTTGCAAATGCTGCAGAAGATGTTTTTCATTCAGATAAAGAGAACTGGACACCAGAGCCCCAAAAAGACATGAAATCAAAGAGGCACACAGTTGATGAGTTTTATTCAGGGAAAGAGAATCTGGCTCCAGTAAGCACGGGAGTGAAGAAATCGAGGGAACCAATGTCTAGTAGCCATGCTAGAATCGAAAGGGAGATTACAAATAGAAGGAAGGAGAGGATTCCTTTCCAGATTTTACTCGAGAACTCTCCCTCAAGAAAGAGCATTTCTGCTGATATTGAAAGAGAGAATATGAATAAAAAGGTGGAGAGGATTCCTTTCGAGCCTTTGTATGAGAACTCTCCTTTGAGAAAGAGCAATTCGGAGCCTATACTAGAGAGCTCTCCTTtaagaaaaagtaattttgcTGATACTGCACAAGGGGATGTGAGTAATTGGAACCACAGTAATGTCAACTATGTTCACAGTTTAGAAGATGAATACAACAACTTTCCT ATCCAATTCAAAAGCCAAGTTCCCCATAAGTCTGAAGAAGATAAGAAAGTATGGAATATGGTGGTTGACACGAGCTGTTTCCTCGACGAAGAATTGAGAAGGTCCCTAAAGTTATTGGAAGGCCTAAAGGGGACTCACCTCATCATACCTAGGATTG TCATAAGGGAACTTGACTGCATGAAGCGGCATGAAAGCTTCTTTAGAAGGCCATCTTCAAAGGCTTCTTCAGCACTACAATGGATTGAAGAATGTATGGAAAATACAAGTTGGTGGCTTCATGTCCAAAGCTCTCTAGAGACTAAACCAGCGGCGCCAACTCCTCCTATAACACCAACTTCGCAATTCATTGATGGAAATAATGAACTCGGGACTAAGATCTTTAGCTCCATGCCTTTCTCAAGATATGGAAATTTCATGGATATTGTTTCTCCAACAGCTGAGGATCACATTCTAGATTGTGCTCTCCTGTTCAAGGAAATTAGGAAAGATGGACAACTTATCATTCTTTCTAGCAGCACGACTCTCAAAATCAAAGCCATGGCAGAG GGATTACTGTGTGAATCACCAAAGGAATTTCGTGAGAGTCTCATGAACCCATATTCAAAGAGGTTCATGTGGGTTGACAGCTGCCCGAGAGGATCGACTTGGTCTTGCTCGGATGAGGTTGGCCTGATTAAGAATTACTATAATATGTGCCCTAATGTCAGAAAGACGGCGAAGACTGATGAGGCTGTCAGAGGATTAAAACTCATACTGCTACATAATTCTCATTACGGACAGACCAACTCGGTCAAGTAG
- the LOC109722708 gene encoding alpha-(1,4)-fucosyltransferase codes for MLPLKRINYLAPMLASALLLLLLLSGSLEFPSLSSPFPTPSTPVATFDPVDPRPSDPFTDLLSAFARWDAEIGCARFRDRYGGWTASASAIQDSDGGGDCTVTAGGLRHVSVVVKGWTWIPDNLDGFYSCRCGITCLWTKSEAVVDKPDALLYENAMPPRKRRKGDPLRVYIDLEASRKPTGFEDIFIGYHAKDDVQATYAGKSFHISRSYHVSTHKRNDILVYWSSSRCLEQRDQLAKSFLSLVPHHSFGKCLNNVGGLDKALSFYPDCSVSDSSAPHWWDHLHCSMSNYKFVLAIENTRTESYVTEKLFYALEAGAVPIYFGAPNVWDFVPPNSIIDGSKFKSIEELASYVKALADDPIAYAEYHAWRRCGVVGNYGRTRAASLDTVPCRLCELVSRKGGRNARSL; via the exons atgcttCCCCTAAAACGCATCAACTACCTCGCTCCCATGCTCGCctccgccctcctcctcctcctcctcctctccggaTCCCTCGAGttcccctccctctcctcccccttCCCCACGCCCTCCACCCCCGTCGCCACATTCGACCCTGTCGACCCCCGCCCCTCCGACCCCTTCACCGACCTCCTCTCCGCCTTCGCAAGGTGGGACGCCGAGATCGGGTGCGCGCGGTTCAGGGACAGGTACGGCGGATGGACGGCGAGCGCGTCGGCGATCCAGGACTCCGACGGCGGGGGGGATTGCACGGTTACGGCGGGGGGGCTCCGGCATGTTAGCGTTGTTGTGAAGGGGTGGACCTGGATCCCGGACAACCTCGACGGGTTCTACTCGTGCCGGTGCGGGATCACGTGCTTGTGGACGAAATCGGAAGCAGTCGTGGATAAGCCCGATGCCCTGTTGTACGAGAATGCGATGCCTCCGAGGAAG AGACGCAAAGGCGATCCTCTCCGTGTGTATATAGATCTTGAGGCTAGTAGGAAACCAACAGGTTTTGAGGACATTTTTATTGGCTATCATGCAAAAGATGATGTTCAAGCAACATATGCTGGAAAATCATTCCACATCAGCCGCAGTTACCATGTATCAACCCATAAAAGAAAT GATATCCTTGTTTACTGGTCTTCTTCAAGGTGCCTCGAACAACGCGACCAGCTCGCCAAAAGCTTCCTCTCCCTTGTCCCCCATCATTCATTTGGCAAATGCTTGAACAATGTTGGCGGTCTGGATAAAGCCCTATCCTTCTATCCCGATTGCTCGGTCAGTGACAGCTCAGCACCGCATTGGTGGGACCATTTGCACTGCTCTATGTCCAATTATAAGTTCGTCCTCGCGATCGAGAACACCAGAACGGAGAGCTATGTGACAGAAAAGCTATTCTACGCCCTAGAGGCTGGGGCGGTGCCCATCTACTTTGGTGCACCTAATGTGTGGGATTTTGTACCCCCGAACTCCATTATAGATGGATCCAAGTTTAAGTCTATAGAGGAATTGGCTTCTTATGTAAAAGCCCTCGCAGATGACCCAATAGCTTATGCGGAATATCATGCTTGGAGGAGGTGCGGGGTGGTGGGGAACTATGGGAGGACTCGTGCAGCTAGTCTTGATACAGTGCCATGCCGGTTGTGTGAGTTGGTTAGTAGGAAAGGTGGGAGGAATGCCAGATCATTATGA
- the LOC109722709 gene encoding uncharacterized protein LOC109722709: MSEEELKSKTKKKKKKIAEAEVLSWQEQKKIADAEEATVRSEVDEFVSWTTMIEAMDDKELKEYVLNKPDSLQSVRRGKDALKKTKRNGKARPSSPSSLGIMATVWKFHTEGDEEASNTNQI; the protein is encoded by the exons ATGTCCGAAGAAGAGTTAAAGAgtaagacgaagaagaagaagaagaagattgctGAGGCAGAAGTCCTTTCTTGGCAGGAGCAGAAGAAGATTGCCGACGCGGAGGAAGCCACCGTCAGAAGTGAAGTAGATGAGTTCGTCTCTTGG ACTACGATGATAGAAGCCATGGATGACAAGGAATTGAAGGAGTATGTTTTGAACAAGCCAGATAGCTTACAAAGTGTGAGGAGAGGGAAAGATGCACTAAAGAAG ACAAAAAGAAATGGAAAGGCGAGACCTTCATCGCCTTCTTCGCTGGGTATAATGGCTACAGTGTGGAAGTTTCATACAGAAGGCGATGAGGAAGCTTCTAATACCAATCAAATATAA